The genomic stretch TGATGGATTCCCCATCGACTTATTCGCTTGTACTGCTGGAAATCGACCTTCCTGGAATGACCAGCCTTGAATTTTTGCAGCAAAGGTCCCTGAACAGTTCCCTTAGCAGCATTCCTGTCATCGTCGTCACAGGTGAAGGTTCCGACGACGAATGTTACAAGCTGGGGGCGGACGAATTCATTCGAAAGCCATTCAAATCCCACGAAGTCATTCTCACCCGCTGCGCCCGCATCATTGACCTCTACGAAAACAAGAACCTCGTATCGCAAACCGAAAAAGACAAGCTTTCGGGACTTTACACGCTCGACTACTTCTTTGAATACTTGAAGCAGATTATTCCATTGGATATGGGTTCTGACCGCGATGCCATCGTCATCGACATCGAGCATTTCAAGCTCATCAACGAAATCTACGGGCGTAACGTCGGCGACCAGATTCTTGCACAGATAGGCGCATACATCCAGCAGATGCTTACCTCCCTGAACGCAATCGCCTGTCGAGCCGGAGCAGATGTCTTTTACATCTACAGCATTCACCAGGACAATTACCAAGAGCTTCAAACGGCACTTCAGGGAATGCTTGCCCAAGTCGCAAAGGCAAACAACATCCGCATCAGAATCGGCGTATGGCAATACGTAGAACGGAGTACGGACCCCGAATCTTGGTTCGACCGAGCGAAAAGCGCCTGCGACCGCATTAGCGGGAACTTCACGGTATCGGTCGCCCTCTACAACAGCGGCCTACACAGCAAGCACCTGCGCGAAGAACACCTGATCCGGGACATCTACGAGGCCATCGAAAACAAGCACCTGAAAGTTTACTACCAGCCCAAGTACGCCATTCAAGGCGACAAGCCGCATTTACGGTCGGCAGAAGCCCTTATCCGCTGGATTCATCCGACACTCGGCTTTATCAATCCCGGAGACTTCATTCCCCTTTTCGAATCGAACGGTCTCATTCAGATGGTAGATTACTACGTGTGGAAAGAAGCCGCCGCGCAAATTCGACGCTGGAAGGACGAATACGACTTTACCGTCCCCGTTTCGGTGAACGTATCCCGCATCGACATCTACGATCCCGACCTCGAAAACAAGTTCTGCGACATTCTGGAACAGAACAAGCTTTCGCCGAAGGAATACATGATCGAAATTACCGAAAGTGCCTATTCCGACAACGCCCAGGGACTCATCGATGTTCTCAACAGCATGCGCAGCAAGGGGTTCCGTATCGAAATGGATGACTTCGGCACAGGATACTCTTCGCTAGGGATGCTCACGGAACTTCCCATCGACATTCTGAAAATCGACATGTCCTTTGTCCGCAACATGGAAAAGAACGAAAAGAACAAGAAGATGGTCGAGCTGATTATCGACATTGCCAAGTTCCTAAAGGTTCCCTGCATTGCCGAAGGCGTCGAGACCGAATCGCAGCTGCGTACCTTACGGAAAATGGGCTGCGACGTCATCCAAGGGTATTTTTTCTCGAAACCGGTTCCGCCCGAGGAATTCGTGAAGTTCATCGAAAAATAAAAGATCCTTTGGAAGAAATAGATTCTCGCCCGTGCGTTTTTTTGTATTTTGTCTTCTATGAAGACATTGCTTTTAAAAGTCATTGACAATCTAAAGATTTACCTAAAGTCCCTGAACTGGATTTTCCTGCTTGGACTTGCCGCATTCTGCATTGCACTTGCCGTCATCAACAACATCCGTGTCGGAGAATCAAAGTCCGTCGACTGGATCGGTAGCCAGGAAATCCTTGAAAAGCCAGCCGAGGTACAATAATGAAGAAAACCGTTTTTTCTGGAATTCTCCTTGCGGTCGCCTCGATTCTTGTTGCCATTGGCGTCGCCGAAATTTCGTTCCCCGAATCTATACTCACGTTTACCGACCAGGACTGGCTTATTGATTTATGGCCGAAGGCCTACCGCTACAACATTCAGGTCGGGCTTGGCGCCATCATCGTCGCCATGGGCCTTTGCTTTCCGGCTTACCGCCTGCAAAAGGACTTCGCCATCCGCGCCCTCGAAACGCTCTTGCGAATCGGAATCGGCGGAATGTTCATTTTCGCAAGCATTTTCAAGATTCAGGACCCGCACCAGTTTGCGGTCCTCGTGGCGCAATACCAGTTTTTCCCGGCACTGCACCTCGAGAACGTGAACAATTTCTTTGCGCTCGTTTACCCGCAATTTGAGCTGTGGTTCGGACTCGCCATGATTTTCACCCCGTTCGTGCGCGAATCGGCATTCGCCATTTTCTGGATGTTCGTGAGTTTCATCATCGCACTCAGCTGGGCACTCGGCAACGACCTCGGCATTACCTGCGGGTGCTTTGAACTCGAAGACGGCGACGCCCACGACAAGGCCGAAGCCTGGACAAGCCTTATCCGAGACATCATCCTGATCTGGCCGACACTCTGGCTTGCTACCCGCAAGAGCCGCAGTCTGATTAAGGTGTGGAAGAAATAGTTACTAGTTAATAGTTACGTTTATAGTTTTCAAGAAATCAATCACGCGTTTACTGAAAGATTTCATGGAGCAGCGGTCCAAAAGGGCGGCTGCTTTTTCGTTGTCGACCACGTTTTCACCGGCTAGTACACGGTCGAGTACGCGGGCATAAGCCTCGGCATCTGTCGGAGGATCGATCAAGGGGCACGCCCCTTCAAGATTTTCCTTGACGGCCGAAGTCGCCGCCCCCACCGCAGGCGTCCCGCAGGCAAGCGCTTCGATGGGCGGAAGCCCGAAACCCTCGAGTAGCGAAGGGTACACCATCAAATCGGCATGACGGTAAAAGTCACGAAGCTCGTGCGCCTGGAACTCGCTAAAATGATACACGTTGTAGAGTTTTTTCTCGTTCACGATTGCACGCAGGCGTTCCGAAAATTTGCCCACGCGCACAAAGGCCACAAACGGGCGCAGCCGAGCCATTTCAAAGAAGGTTTCGATATTCTTGCGCGGTTCGTCGAGGCTTACGTTCAGGCACATTCCATCGAAATTCCGGATACCGTACTTGCGGAGAAAAAGTTTCTTTTCTGCAGCAGTCGGCACGGATTCAGGCTTGTTGAACAAGTCGCTGTCTATAGGGCATCCGATAACGGTTCCCGGCTTCTGAGACATCTGCGGTCCAAAATAGTCCGCCGCCTGCCCACGCGTCCAACCGGAATTATAGACAAAATAAGCAGCCTTGACCGTCGGACGAATGTAGAACAGATTCAGCAGTTTGAACTTGAGCGAGTTCGGGTACAACGTTTCGGCGAAAGTATCATGGACAAACATGACTGTTTTCGCCTGTTTCCGAACTACCGGCACCAGGAAACCGAGTTCCGGACGGATAAAGAAAACGAAATCGGGCTGAAGTTTCTTGACAAGTCTCTTTAGTGGAGAGCGAAAAGTCGCATACCCCGTATAGAGCGATTTTGCCCAGACCTCGTGCGACACATATCCCTGTTCCTGTGAGCCCCCATCGGGAGACGCATCGACTTTGCCAAAAAACTTGGGCGTTTTAAGCCAAAGTACATGAGCTTCAAATTCACCCGATACCGCCTTGACCAAGTTCAAGGTCAAGCGTCCAAAACTGGTACACTCGTTCTTATCGCAAACAAAAAGAATCTTTCGCATTATCCTTATAAGATAAAAAAATCTATATTCACTGTATGGCTAAAATCGGCGTAGTCCTAGCAACTTACAATGGCGAAAAGTATCTGTCGCAGATGCTCGATTCCCTGCTTGCGCAAACGCGCCCTGCCGATTTTATCGTTGCAGTCGATGACGGATCCAAGGATTCGACCCCCGAGATTCTGAAAAGCTACGAAAGCCGCCTGCCTCTTAGAATAACGATCCTGCCGCAGAACACGGGACATCGTGCAGCCTTTTCCAAGGCACTCGAATATGCTAGGCCTGAGCTTGGCGAAAACGACCTCGTCGCCCTAGCCGACCAAGACGACATCTGGATACCGCAGAAGCTCGAAATTCTCGAAAATGCAATCGAAAAGGGCGATGAACACGGAACAAAGCCCATGCTCGTTTTCGGGGATGCCCAGGTAATCGACGCAAGCGGAAAAACCGTAGACAAATCGTGGAGAGCCATTTCGGGCATACAGCCAAGGCTATCGACCGAAGCAAGAATCGCCGGCACAAACAACGTCACCGGCTGTCTTTCGCTTTTTAGGGCGAACCTGCTTCAAAAGGTTCTCCCCATTCCCGCCGCCGTCGGTGTTCACGACGCCTGGATTGGACTTTTGGCCGCCCAATACGGCAACATCGCCCCCCTCGAACAGCCGGTCGTCTTATACCGGTTGCACGGCGAAAACTCCGTCGGTCTTGGCACCCCATTTAGTTTCGACGAAACCTGCAAACGGCAAATCGCCTGGACCGACATGCTCCTTGAAAAAAGCGAACTGTTGAACCTGAACCCGGCTCAGGCAAGCTTTCTAAAAAAACTGAACCGCTACTGGCACAAAAGAGCGAGTGTGCCGTTGCTTGTAACATCGCTCCCCTTCTTGATTCGTTTCCGTACGCAGGTATTTCCTACTCCTGAACGCCGACTCAAGAAAATTCTCTTTTCGTTACTGGGCGCACCTGCAGTACACCTCCTCTTTGGGAAAAACAAATGAAAACCATCGCTTTCTACTTGCCGCAATTTCATCCGATTCCGGAAAACAACCGCTGGTGGGGCGAAGGTTTTACCGAGTGGTTTAACGTCTGCCGCGCAAAGCCGCTGTTTAAAGGGCACCGCCAACCGCGCCTTCCTGCAGAACTTGGTTTCTACGACCTCCGCTGCGACGAGACTCGCCGCGAGCAAGCCCGCATGGCACGCCAGTTCGGCATCGACGCCTTCTGCTATTACCATTACTGGTTCAACGGCAAGGAGCTCCTGGAAACCCCGCTCCAAAAGATGCTTGCGGACAAGGAATGCGACATACCCTTCTGCCTCTGCTGGGCAAACGAGACCTGGTCCAGGGCCTGGGACGGCAAGGACCGAGAAATCCTGATAGAGCAAACCTACAACCGAGCAGACGACCAGAATCACGCAAGGCACCTCTGCGAAATTTTCAAGGACGAGCGCTACCTCAAGTCCCAGGGAAAACCTGTTTTTATCATTTACCGCGTGGGCAAGCTCGACGCGCCCGCCGATTTCGTAAAGACTCTCGACGAAGCGGCGAAGAACGCAGGCTTTAGCGGCGTCCGCGTTTTTGCAGTCCGCAATTTCGCCTGCGACGTTTCCGATGAACAACTCGCCTCTTACGGAATCGAAGACATCGTAGACTTCCAGCCGAACAACACCGAATACCCGAGTAGGTCCGCCCTGGGAAAAGGAATCCGACTTTTACAGCGAAAGTGGAACGACCTCGCCAAAAAAATCGGGCTTCCCGAAGTCTACTCCGTTCTGCGCCTGAACTACGCAGATGTCGCCCGCAACGCCCTTGCGCTGTACAAGAACTTTAGCGAGCGCCACTATCCAACCGTTTTCCCGAACTGGGACAATTCCCCGAGAAGAAAGGCGGCAACCATAATCCAGAACGACAGCCCCGAAGATTTCGCCGAATGGGTACACGAAGCATCAAGCATTCTCCGCAAGCGTCCCGAAGAGCATCAGTTTCTCTTTGTGAACGCCTGGAACGAATGGGCGGAAAGTGCACACCTCGAACCCGACGCCAAGATGGGCAAGGCGTTTTTGCAAGCATTCAAGCAAGGACTTGACCGATGAATACCTCCGTATGCGCCATTCTCGTCAACTTCAAGAACGAAAAAAAGACCGTAGACTGCCTACGCGCCCTCGAAAAGAATTCGGTCCGCCCCGCCTGCGTCTATATTATCGATAACGCAAGCACCGAAGAATCGCAAAAGTTTTTTTGGAGCTATACGTTCGCCTTCAAGGTCCGCTGGATCTGGAACAAGGAGAACCGCGGGTTTGCCGCGGCCTGCAACCAGGGAATTGTTGCCGCACAGGCCGAATACGAAGGATGCTACATCTGGCTACTCAACAACGACACGCTCCCGGAACCATCCGCTCTGGAAAAGCTTCTCCAAAAAGCGGAGAGTGCACGCGCCGGAATCACGGGATCGCTCATCAAGAAAATCAACGGGGATTTTTCGGGAGGAGTCTGTTTTATCCATCCGAAATTTGCAACGATCCGTCGACCGAATTCCAAGAACGAAACGGGATTCGACTATGTAGAAGGATCGTCGTTCCTGATTTCACCGGAATGCCTTAAGAGTACGGGCCTTTTGAGTGAAGACTACTTCTTGTATTTTGAAGAAAGCGACTACTGCCTGCAAGCGAAGAAAAAAGGGTTCACTCTCGCCTGGGCAACCGACAGCGTCATCTTACACGACATCGGTTCTTCGACCGGAAGCGAAATAGCAAAAGGGGAAGTTCCCTCCTTTATCGATTGCCTCATGATCCGAAACCGAATCCATTTCGCATTGAAGAACGGTTTTCCGAAAGCATCCGTACTACTCGGATTGATAATCAGTCTCGG from uncultured Fibrobacter sp. encodes the following:
- a CDS encoding EAL domain-containing response regulator — encoded protein: MQAFKSRQNLMVVEHDEECQNALQSILEETYNITVVGNAQEALLLLMDSPSTYSLVLLEIDLPGMTSLEFLQQRSLNSSLSSIPVIVVTGEGSDDECYKLGADEFIRKPFKSHEVILTRCARIIDLYENKNLVSQTEKDKLSGLYTLDYFFEYLKQIIPLDMGSDRDAIVIDIEHFKLINEIYGRNVGDQILAQIGAYIQQMLTSLNAIACRAGADVFYIYSIHQDNYQELQTALQGMLAQVAKANNIRIRIGVWQYVERSTDPESWFDRAKSACDRISGNFTVSVALYNSGLHSKHLREEHLIRDIYEAIENKHLKVYYQPKYAIQGDKPHLRSAEALIRWIHPTLGFINPGDFIPLFESNGLIQMVDYYVWKEAAAQIRRWKDEYDFTVPVSVNVSRIDIYDPDLENKFCDILEQNKLSPKEYMIEITESAYSDNAQGLIDVLNSMRSKGFRIEMDDFGTGYSSLGMLTELPIDILKIDMSFVRNMEKNEKNKKMVELIIDIAKFLKVPCIAEGVETESQLRTLRKMGCDVIQGYFFSKPVPPEEFVKFIEK
- a CDS encoding MauE/DoxX family redox-associated membrane protein is translated as MKKTVFSGILLAVASILVAIGVAEISFPESILTFTDQDWLIDLWPKAYRYNIQVGLGAIIVAMGLCFPAYRLQKDFAIRALETLLRIGIGGMFIFASIFKIQDPHQFAVLVAQYQFFPALHLENVNNFFALVYPQFELWFGLAMIFTPFVRESAFAIFWMFVSFIIALSWALGNDLGITCGCFELEDGDAHDKAEAWTSLIRDIILIWPTLWLATRKSRSLIKVWKK
- a CDS encoding glycosyltransferase codes for the protein MRKILFVCDKNECTSFGRLTLNLVKAVSGEFEAHVLWLKTPKFFGKVDASPDGGSQEQGYVSHEVWAKSLYTGYATFRSPLKRLVKKLQPDFVFFIRPELGFLVPVVRKQAKTVMFVHDTFAETLYPNSLKFKLLNLFYIRPTVKAAYFVYNSGWTRGQAADYFGPQMSQKPGTVIGCPIDSDLFNKPESVPTAAEKKLFLRKYGIRNFDGMCLNVSLDEPRKNIETFFEMARLRPFVAFVRVGKFSERLRAIVNEKKLYNVYHFSEFQAHELRDFYRHADLMVYPSLLEGFGLPPIEALACGTPAVGAATSAVKENLEGACPLIDPPTDAEAYARVLDRVLAGENVVDNEKAAALLDRCSMKSFSKRVIDFLKTINVTIN
- a CDS encoding glycosyltransferase produces the protein MAKIGVVLATYNGEKYLSQMLDSLLAQTRPADFIVAVDDGSKDSTPEILKSYESRLPLRITILPQNTGHRAAFSKALEYARPELGENDLVALADQDDIWIPQKLEILENAIEKGDEHGTKPMLVFGDAQVIDASGKTVDKSWRAISGIQPRLSTEARIAGTNNVTGCLSLFRANLLQKVLPIPAAVGVHDAWIGLLAAQYGNIAPLEQPVVLYRLHGENSVGLGTPFSFDETCKRQIAWTDMLLEKSELLNLNPAQASFLKKLNRYWHKRASVPLLVTSLPFLIRFRTQVFPTPERRLKKILFSLLGAPAVHLLFGKNK
- a CDS encoding glycoside hydrolase family 99-like domain-containing protein; amino-acid sequence: MKTIAFYLPQFHPIPENNRWWGEGFTEWFNVCRAKPLFKGHRQPRLPAELGFYDLRCDETRREQARMARQFGIDAFCYYHYWFNGKELLETPLQKMLADKECDIPFCLCWANETWSRAWDGKDREILIEQTYNRADDQNHARHLCEIFKDERYLKSQGKPVFIIYRVGKLDAPADFVKTLDEAAKNAGFSGVRVFAVRNFACDVSDEQLASYGIEDIVDFQPNNTEYPSRSALGKGIRLLQRKWNDLAKKIGLPEVYSVLRLNYADVARNALALYKNFSERHYPTVFPNWDNSPRRKAATIIQNDSPEDFAEWVHEASSILRKRPEEHQFLFVNAWNEWAESAHLEPDAKMGKAFLQAFKQGLDR
- a CDS encoding glycosyltransferase family 2 protein produces the protein MNTSVCAILVNFKNEKKTVDCLRALEKNSVRPACVYIIDNASTEESQKFFWSYTFAFKVRWIWNKENRGFAAACNQGIVAAQAEYEGCYIWLLNNDTLPEPSALEKLLQKAESARAGITGSLIKKINGDFSGGVCFIHPKFATIRRPNSKNETGFDYVEGSSFLISPECLKSTGLLSEDYFLYFEESDYCLQAKKKGFTLAWATDSVILHDIGSSTGSEIAKGEVPSFIDCLMIRNRIHFALKNGFPKASVLLGLIISLGIRLNRLQFSRIATIIAITFSTKGFKRFIEKNGGFYEIKA